A DNA window from Anaerocolumna sp. AGMB13020 contains the following coding sequences:
- a CDS encoding TetR/AcrR family transcriptional regulator, which produces MPKSYSEQEKEHIKKRLKEEAAKCLAQFGIRKTTVDEIVKRVKIPKGTFYLFYKSKELLLFDVILEQHDAIEQQMMIAFSDFDLSSGSTEQLANVLFEVFKIMEQNPILKILNSDEIEVLARKLPGDILANHLEHDQSMVEEIFSRLPVKPQIDINSCTAAFRAIYFATLHREGIGEQHYDLSLRLLIQGLLIQMF; this is translated from the coding sequence ATGCCAAAAAGCTATTCTGAACAGGAAAAAGAGCATATCAAGAAACGACTAAAAGAGGAAGCCGCAAAATGTCTTGCTCAATTCGGTATTCGTAAAACAACCGTAGATGAGATTGTAAAGCGAGTTAAAATACCTAAGGGAACTTTTTATCTATTTTATAAATCAAAAGAGCTGTTGTTATTTGATGTAATTTTAGAACAACATGATGCCATTGAACAACAAATGATGATTGCCTTTTCGGATTTTGACCTTTCCTCTGGCTCTACAGAACAGTTAGCAAATGTCCTTTTTGAAGTTTTTAAAATAATGGAGCAAAATCCTATCTTAAAAATATTAAACTCAGATGAAATAGAAGTGTTGGCGAGGAAGTTGCCCGGTGATATATTAGCTAATCATTTGGAACATGACCAGTCTATGGTCGAGGAGATATTTTCACGGCTCCCAGTAAAACCGCAAATTGACATCAATAGTTGTACTGCCGCTTTTAGAGCAATATATTTTGCTACATTGCACAGAGAGGGAATCGGAGAGCAACACTATGATTTATCCCTGCGCTTGTTAATACAAGGCTTATTGATTCAAATGTTTTAA